Part of the Candidatus Bathyarchaeia archaeon genome, CCGTCAGGCTCTCTGGCTTTAATTGTGCTTGGCAAAATTCGATAAAAGCCAATTCTGTCTTTAGTTGTAGAGTTATAAACCCAGTTAACCCTAATAGAATTGCTGTCAGTGTAAATTTTCTCCCCGTCCTTGGAAACATGGTCTGGTATGTCGACAACATCATGGTCGTCATAATACGGATACCAATTGTCACAGGTCTCTGTTAAGCCATCTTCATTAACGTCTGAGGGTAACACCTTTTCGAGAGCGCCTAAAACTTTGATCCTATTACGAATCCTGAAAATGTCTTTCCGATATTCGCTATACTCAATCTGTTCTGAAAGGCTTACAGATGACGTTTTACTGTTTTTAGGGAAAAACTCAAATTTGCCGTCTGAAGCCACTCTGAAGTCGAAGCCTACAACGCCATTTTTGTCAGCGGACTCCGCAATATACTTGATGATGTCCCAGACAGGCGTGTTCTCATATTCCAGCCACGTATAAGTTGTATCCGTAGCTTCAACAAGCTCTGTTCCGCCACGATTATGACTTAAACCCACGTAATAATCAAGCAGGTATTTGACTATGTCTTCGCCCTTCATGTTTTCAAAGGCGCCTGTAAAAACTCGGCGGAAGAGGCGTTCTCCCCAGCATCTGCCGCTAACCCTTGTGTAATGTTCTGTTGGCGTGGATTCATGCTTTATAGACTCAATACGGCATGTGATAAGCTGTGGAACATTTGTGCCTCTTCCAATGTCAATATGCCCATCCATGCCAACAGCCAAAGGAATGGAACCACTTGGACTGTATTTTCCATCCCAATTCTGCAATAGCAAGTCGAAGCTGCTAACTTCACGTGTGCAGCCTAAATGCACACGGCACTCGATAACATCGGATTGCGGTATGCCATATTGCCCGAAGGCTATAGCCATCTTTGGAATTTCAACGCTCACGGTTCTACACCACGCCTATACATTTCTTCTTCGCCAGCACGGACAACTGTTCTAACCCGCACTGTTTTCGCAGTCATCTCGCTTATAGCAGCATTATATTCCTTGACAGATTCAGTTGCGGCATTCATTTGACTTGCAAAATAGGCTGCAGCGGCAGCCGCAGCTATAATAACGCCTATGCCAACTCCTGTTAAAGCCAGAAAAGTCGCATAACTAATGTTTAAGGCGTTTTGGGCTGCAGTGGCAAGCCAACAGGCAGCAGCATAAACCTTTTTGGCTACGGCTAAACCGGCGCTTGTCCTCAGAAACATGCCCATAACCGTTACAAGATACATTAAACTGGCTAAAACCCGCGTTTGCTCCGTATTTAATAATCCAAACGTGTGAGCCAAATGGACAATAGAGCTTCCAGCAGCCCCTAAACCAGCCATAGTCGTGCCAAGGTTTCTAATCCGCACATTCAAAGCTTCAGCGTCAGCCTGGATTCTGGCAAACTCGTGACTGGCCCGGTTTATAGCTCGAATGCTGATGGCTATTTCACGGAAACTCATAAGCCAGCCTCCGAAGCAGCCTGCTCCAAAGCCTCAACAATGATGTTTTCAAGTCTTGGAAGATGCCGCTCAATAGCTGGGTAAAGGTATGGGTGGGCTTGCGTGCAACGTGTTCCAAACTCCACGTATAGGGCGTAAGGCGCATCTGCGCCCACAACTGCAACCCATTCCTGGACTCTGGCGTAAATGGTGCTTCTCAAATAGCCTGTTCTAACCGGAACAAGCTGTTTAGCCAAGGCTTTAACGTCTGCAGCCCAGCTTGACAGTTGACGATGAACCCAACGCTGCATTCCACTGTCAAACTGTTGCAAAGCCGCTTGAAGCTCTTCCACGCCGTCAATGTCGCATGTTATTTCAACCGCCACTTGCTTTCACGCTCCGCCTTTGCTTTTTCTTCTTCCACCTGTCTGTCCAACTCGTTTAGGATGATTATGAATTGCTGGATTGTTTTGGCTGGCTGCTTTGCGAGTTGGCGTGGTGTCCATCCGAACTCTTTGCAGAGGCGGAACTCTGTAAGCGTTGGGTTTGGCTTTTGACGTCTGATACATCGGATAAAAAAGCCGCTTCTTGCAAGCCAACACTGTTTAAGCGGTTCACTATTTGGCTGAAAAGCTCTCCCAAGCCTATTGGAATACCATTCTCTGGGTCTTCGCTTAACAGTTTTTCAAGGTTTATGGGATGGTTTGGCGGCTGCTCCTTAAGCGAAGCCCAAATGGTTTCCGCTTGAATGGCAATATAGTCGCTACTGATGACTTGCCCGGTTAACGGGTGATATTTTGTGTATTTTTGGATTATGCGGCTGCGTTTAGCCCACGTCAACTCCTGGAAAACATATTTGCCCTTGTATTCCTCGCCGTATTCGTCTCCAATAATGACTGTTTCTGTTCGCATTAGGCTATCACCACGTCCCTTGCCACAAACTTGGCTTTGCAGCTTACCAGGTCTTCAATGCGGGCTGGAGCTGACACGTCTTCCCACTTGCAATATTTGAACAAGGCATAAGCGCTGCCCATGACAAATTTTAGGCTAAACTCCAAGTCGTTGAGAACATCTTCAAATTCAGCTTTATCCTCAAACTCGAAGATCACTTCACCGGCAAGCTCCTGGTGGCGGGCGCCAAGATATTTCAGCAAATATGGCGTTGTGGCTCTCTGCACATGCACAGCCTTCAAATTGTTTTCTATGGAGAACTTCCAGTCTGTTACCCGTTCAACAGTTGTTAGGTTGCTGCCATCAGCGGCTCCCTTCTGCATGTAGCAGTCGGTTACTCCGCCAGCATAATCCGCGTATGTGCCTGTTTTAGCTGTGCCAGTTGCCAAATTCTGCCCGATAAGCTCAACAGTTGCTTTTGCAACATCGTCAGGACTATATTCCACGCTTAACTTGTTGATGCGCATACCACTATAAGTTAAAGTTAAAACGTCTATCGGCGAACTGAACAAGCCTTTATAATAGACTACTTGAAGGCTTAAACTGTTCAATGTTACAGCATGTTGAATGAAGTTTGCCGGCGCATCCGCTGGCAGGACATGCCCAATCTTTATTGTGGGAATCCGCAGGCCACGTTTTAAAGCTGCTATGTCTCTGCTTCCAACAGTCCGCAGCTTAATCAGGCTGGGGCTTAATGCTGGCTCAAGGCTTTCCGCTGGAACATCAATCCAAGACGGGTTGCTTGGCGTCTGCCCATAGGTGGATTCCTGAACATGGTAAAGGCGGCATTCATGCGCTCCGTATGTTTCAGGCATTTTCCATTTTCACCTCTCTTTTAGAATATTCCTCCTACGTCCTCAAAGGACCATGATTTAAGCTGGAACTCCGTGTGGTAAATGAAGGGCTTAACGTCCACACGGTCAGCATCCCGAAAACTGATAACATCCAAATACGTAATTCCATTAACCGTAACTGTGCAACTACAAAAGTCACAATATATCACGGCTGCTATAGAGCCATCGCTTGAATAAGTTGTCCTCGCCAAAAGCCAGCAGTAGCCATTATCATCAATGTAGTTTGCTATGTTCTCTGTTAATGTTATGGATAATGTCTCATCTGTCCCGCCTGTCCCAGTTTGAGCGTTTTGCCACTGTTGAGCGGCGTGGTTCCAAACTTTTATGGTTACGCCGTTTCCGCCAGGAGCCGTGCCGTAACCTTCAAACTTCAGAACAATCTGTTTAACCGTGTTTTCCCGGCTTTCAATTTTGAAGCGGAAAAGCATAAGGGCATATTCGCCATTAACATTGGTGCTTTTAGAATACCGCTGGTCTTCACTATACCAGATTTTCTGATATTGCTCGGCAGTTAGCTCTGTCCAACCAGCAGCACCGGGAACAGGCTCGCTTGAAGCTCCTGCATGAAAAGCCTTATGCGGGTCGCCTTCAGGCCAGCCTAAACCAACAAAATTATATTCTGTAATGTTTGGGCGTGTGCGGTTCTGATGGACAATGCGGTTAACTTCCCAAACCATCTTGTTGCGTGTCAGCATGTCTTGGCTCCAAACGCCCACACGCAAAGTGGAGACGTGGCGCCGTATTCGCCCAGTCATTTCTACCTTTGTGTCTGCAGTTTCAGCCAAGCCAACGGTTATTTGCCCCTCATAGTTTTTGAAAAGCTCTCGGTCATACCATTCTCGGCTAACATAAATTTTGGCTAAACCGCCATCTTCTCGGATAACACGCATGTTTTTGCTGAGAAGTCTAACAACGGTTGTAACAGGGTCTTCTGCTTCGCTTATTGTCCAACAAGCCTCCTGCAATTGGATTTGAAATAGGCCGTTTCGCCCTTCCAGTCAAAGACTTGAACGCCTAAAACCTCGTAGTCAACGCCTTTCCGCTTGACTTTATCCCGCTGCCTTAATGGAATAAACGTGTAAACTGTAATGTAGTCGTTGATTATGTAGCCTGGCTCAATCAAAACCTCATCAATCTTTGCGGGTGAAACAAGAGCCTGAATGTCTATGCCATCACCATAGGAAATGGTTTCAGCAGCTTCTCGGATCGGGTAAAGTGTTATTGTTTCGCCTTGGGCTTTCAAAATCTGCGTGAACCTTGTTAAAGGCTCCGTGTAGTTTAGGAAAAGCCTCGCCAACCAGCAAACCGTAACCATACTCCACTTGTTCTCTATGGGGCTATAATCATCAAACTTTGGACCCCAAAACATGAAGTCTTCAGCATGCTTCTCGATTACTTTCATGCTGTAGGCAAGGCTTGGCTTATCATGGGCGGCTCTAATCCGCCAGAGGATTCCAGCAGTTACGCCATCATAGAAAGAGCAGGCTGGAAAACGGGTTGCAACATCTATGTAGCCAGCCCAACAGATGGCTGGATTATAAGCTGGATATTGAGCGGAAGCCTTAATCGTGTTCACAAAATTGTAAACTTTGCGGCATGTTTCACTCCAGCCTTCATACTCATATAAGCCAAGCAAGGCATAGGCGATGTTGTCATCGTAAACCTCGTTTTCAGACAAGCCTATTCGGTGCCATTCGCCGTCTGAAGGGTCAAAGTAAAGCCAAAGGTTTTCCAAGCCTTCCCGCAAAAAGCCAACAGCCTTGCTCATCATGGTTTGGTATGTGATGGCGTTTGCCACGTCATAAGTTTCAGCCAACATTTTCAAGCCTATAAGCCCATAGAGACAGTCAACGTCAAGCTGCAAACTCCAATTATCGTTAATGTCCACAGCCCTTGCAAAACCGCCATAGGTCTGCTGGTCTTGCATGGTTTTAAGGAAGGTTTTGCCGGCAAGAATCGCCGCGTCCAAATAATCAGCATCGCCAGTAAGCTCATAGGCTTTTAGAAGGGCAGGGATAACACGGCAAGCGTCTATACTATAATATTGTGTGCTGTTTTCAGTTGATTTGAAGCCTCCATAAGCCTTTTTTTGCTGGTTTGTGCATTGCTGGGTTAAAATCCAATCTGCCAATGAAACAATCTTGCTGTAAATGTCTGATTTTCTGTTTTCAAACTGTTTGGCGAAGTAAGCTTCATAAAGGAAGTCTATGGCGAAAGCTGCAGCCATCACGCCTCTTCCAGTCGGGTCTGGCGTGTCCGGTGGGATAACATAAAGGTAAGGCGCAAAATCCATTACAAATTGATAGTAGGCTTCTGGAACCATGCCCAAAAAGGCTACACTCTCCTAACATGGCAGCCTTTCAAGCTGCCTAAAATCCGCTCAAGCTCGGACTGAAGCACGTTTAAGGGCGGAACCGTATCCAACACGGAAATGTTTTGGTCACCTACGCTGAAGCTTAAGCCTACCGCAGAGCCACCAGTCAAATAACAAATGGCGTAAATAGCTGCAAGCACTGTTATGAACTCTTTTTCTGCTTCTGTGCAGTTTTCATGGTCTATTTCTTTTCCAAGTTCAAGCTCAAGCGTAACCTCAGCCCGCTTAATCATCTTAACAATTTTAGAATCAGGAATATCAGACGAGCTAACGTTAATCA contains:
- a CDS encoding phage tail tube protein, whose product is MPETYGAHECRLYHVQESTYGQTPSNPSWIDVPAESLEPALSPSLIKLRTVGSRDIAALKRGLRIPTIKIGHVLPADAPANFIQHAVTLNSLSLQVVYYKGLFSSPIDVLTLTYSGMRINKLSVEYSPDDVAKATVELIGQNLATGTAKTGTYADYAGGVTDCYMQKGAADGSNLTTVERVTDWKFSIENNLKAVHVQRATTPYLLKYLGARHQELAGEVIFEFEDKAEFEDVLNDLEFSLKFVMGSAYALFKYCKWEDVSAPARIEDLVSCKAKFVARDVVIA
- a CDS encoding HK97 gp10 family phage protein; this translates as MAVEITCDIDGVEELQAALQQFDSGMQRWVHRQLSSWAADVKALAKQLVPVRTGYLRSTIYARVQEWVAVVGADAPYALYVEFGTRCTQAHPYLYPAIERHLPRLENIIVEALEQAASEAGL